From one Sciurus carolinensis chromosome 9, mSciCar1.2, whole genome shotgun sequence genomic stretch:
- the LOC124992987 gene encoding tRNA (adenine(58)-N(1))-methyltransferase non-catalytic subunit TRM6-like has product MYYAKEPGKINHMRYDTLAQMLTLGNIRAGNKMIVMETCSGLVLGAMMERMGGFGSIIQLYPGDGPVRVATACFGFPKSFLSGLYEFPLNKVDSLLNGTFSAEMLYAEPKDSASVEESNGALEEKQNSKPDNEDSMAEAPESNNPEQESMEVVPQDPEYKEPKERGSKKDYIQEKQRRQEEQRKRHLDAAALLSERNTDGLIVASRFHPTPLLLSLLDFVAPSRSFVVYCQYKEPLLECYTKLRERGGVINLRLSETWLRNYQVLPDRSHPKLLMSGGGGYLLSGFTVVLDNLRADTSLKSSASTLESHKTGEPAAKRQKCPESGS; this is encoded by the coding sequence ATGTATTATGCAAAAGAACCTGGAAAAATTAACCACATGAGATATGATACACTAGCCCAGATGCTGACCTTGGGAAATATCCGTGCTGGCAATAAAATGATTGTAATGGAAACATGTTCAGGCTTGGTGCTGGGTGCAATGATGGAACGAATGGGAGGTTTTGGCTCCATTATTCAGCTCTACCCTGGAGATGGACCTGTTAGGGTAGCAACAGCATGTTTTGGATTTCCCAAATCTTTCCTCAGTGGTCTTTACGAATTCCCCCTCAACAAAGTGGACAGTCTCCTAAATGGAACATTTTCTGCTGAGATGTTATATGCAGAGCCAAAAGACAGTGCATCAGTTGAAGAAAGTAATGGCGCACTTGAGGAAAAGCAGAATTCTAAACCAGACAATGAAGACAGCATGGCCGAGGCCCCAGAGAGCAATAACCCAGAACAAGAATCGATGGAGGTTGTTCCTCAAGATCCAGAATATAAGGAGCCTAAAGAAAGAGGAAGCAAAAAAGATTATATTCAGGAAAAGCAAAGGAGACAAGAAGAGCAGAGGAAAAGACACTTGGATGCTGCTGCTCTGCTGAGTGAAAGGAACACAGATGGTTTAATTGTGGCCAGTCGTTTCCATCCCACTCCATTGCTGCTGTCTTTGCTAGACTTTGTGGCCCCTTCAAGGTCTTTCGTGGTCTACTGTCAGTATAAAGAGCCTTTGTTGGAATGCTACACAAAACTGCGTGAGAGGGGAGGTGTCATCAACCTCAGGTTGTCTGAAACCTGGCTCAGAAATTATCAGGTTTTGCCAGATCGAAGTCATCCCAAGCTGCTGATGAGTGGAGGTGGAGGTTACCTTCTGTCAGGCTTCACTGTTGTCTTGGACAACCTTCGAGCAGACACCAGCCTCAAGTCCAGTGCGAGCACCTTAGAATCACACAAGACTGGGGAGCCAGCAGCTAAAAGACAGAAATGCCCAGAGTCTGGCTCGTAA